In Micromonospora sp. LH3U1, one genomic interval encodes:
- a CDS encoding M56 family metallopeptidase — protein sequence MAYAVHFAATMLACYLTAQVLARSTWTWRSPRVAIICWQAVGLALGLSAMGLPMALGVSAYDLPTGSALLALANDLGHGTLPVGVGTFHLAGVGVGFGIGAVLVTTTARSIHGTVRAQRRHRDLLSLVARDDPAAPGALVLDHPSAAAYCLPGVKPQVVVSAGTLSLLDGAELAAVLSHERAHAHERHDLVLLPFTALCRALPWFGWVRDAHERVALLVEMRADDKARELHAEAPLAGALRQFAAAGHRITPAGALGMGDRDLDVRMQRLLVSDRPPRVLGATALAVATTLVALPVTLFLS from the coding sequence ATGGCCTACGCCGTGCACTTCGCCGCCACCATGCTGGCCTGCTATCTGACCGCTCAGGTGCTGGCCCGCTCCACCTGGACGTGGCGCAGCCCTCGCGTGGCGATCATCTGCTGGCAGGCCGTCGGGTTGGCGCTGGGACTCTCCGCGATGGGTCTGCCGATGGCGCTCGGAGTGAGCGCGTACGACCTGCCGACCGGGAGCGCCCTCCTCGCCCTGGCCAACGACCTCGGCCACGGCACGCTGCCGGTCGGGGTGGGCACCTTCCACCTGGCGGGCGTCGGGGTGGGCTTCGGCATCGGCGCGGTGCTGGTCACCACGACCGCGCGCAGCATCCACGGCACCGTACGCGCCCAACGCCGGCACCGGGACCTGCTCTCCCTGGTCGCCCGGGACGATCCGGCCGCACCCGGCGCGCTGGTGCTGGATCATCCGAGCGCCGCCGCGTACTGCCTGCCGGGGGTGAAGCCGCAGGTGGTCGTCAGCGCCGGCACGCTGAGCCTGCTGGACGGGGCCGAACTGGCCGCGGTGCTCAGCCACGAGCGCGCGCACGCCCACGAGCGGCACGACCTGGTGCTGCTGCCGTTCACCGCGCTGTGCCGCGCGCTGCCGTGGTTCGGCTGGGTCCGCGACGCGCACGAGCGGGTCGCCCTGCTGGTCGAGATGCGCGCCGACGACAAGGCCCGTGAGCTGCACGCGGAGGCACCGCTGGCGGGAGCATTGCGCCAGTTCGCCGCCGCCGGTCACCGGATCACTCCGGCCGGCGCGCTGGGCATGGGCGACCGCGATCTTGACGTACGGATGCAGCGTCTGCTGGTCAGCGACCGGCCGCCCCGGGTGCTCGGCGCCAC
- a CDS encoding BlaI/MecI/CopY family transcriptional regulator — MTRLGDLERAVMDVLWDVVPGTSDGVTVREVADALDGRELAYTTVMTVLDRLAGKGMVQREREGRAWRYRPSASREAHIAQLMLDALDLGGSRDAALVRFARSVTGTEAEVLRAALGSEAGLTGDDTTGDDTTGGAQLTDRLDGPAGRRPAGEAAER, encoded by the coding sequence GTGACTCGGTTGGGCGATCTTGAGCGTGCGGTGATGGACGTGTTGTGGGACGTGGTCCCCGGCACGTCGGATGGTGTGACCGTGCGCGAGGTGGCCGACGCGCTCGATGGTCGCGAACTCGCGTACACCACGGTGATGACCGTGCTGGACCGGCTCGCCGGCAAGGGCATGGTGCAGCGGGAACGAGAGGGCCGGGCCTGGCGGTACCGGCCATCGGCCAGCCGTGAGGCGCACATCGCCCAACTCATGCTCGACGCCCTCGACCTGGGCGGCAGTCGGGACGCCGCGCTGGTGCGGTTCGCCCGCTCGGTGACCGGCACCGAGGCCGAGGTGCTGCGCGCGGCCCTGGGCAGCGAGGCCGGCCTGACCGGCGACGACACCACGGGCGACGACACCACGGGCGGGGCCCAGCTGACCGATCGCCTCGACGGGCCGGCGGGCCGACGACCTGCCGGCGAGGCAGCGGAGCGGTAG